The Elaeis guineensis isolate ETL-2024a chromosome 5, EG11, whole genome shotgun sequence DNA segment ATTATGGTGAGAGCCCGAGGAGGGAGAACAGCAGGAGCCCCATGAGCCAGGAGCGAGAGAGCCCTCCTATGGTCCAGAGGCATCGGAGCCCTGAGACTAACGGGAGGAGTCCCAGTCCTAGGGATGACAGGGATGATGGTAACCATATGTCTCCAAGGGGCAGCGAGTCCCCACAGGACTGAGTGCTACCGGAGTTTGATGTTAGCTAGTTAAACAGTTTGCGGACTCTCTTGAAACAAGTGACTGACTGATGAACATTGCTTGCTTTTGAAATTGTTGATGAAATACTTGATCTCAGTAACTTGCTCTCTGTTGTTGTTTGTCTTGGATGCTGAGGGTGTAGTGATGTGGAGCTCCGGCCCTAATGGCATCGATCTTTGTTGTTGGGGCTGGTAGCACCTACTTTTGTTATCGGGGATGGTCACCGTCCGAGTTTGCTAGCTTATTAGACCTAGGGCCAAATTTGAGCTGTTACTGAACCTCGTTGTCCGTAATGTTTACATATCTACGTACGCCTAAGTTAATTTTGGCGGTGAGACCTCATTTAAACTCTTCCTAGCAGTTGattatgaaagaatattttatttataaatgattACTGCGTGTTTTATTTATAATCAATTATTATAAcattatgtgatatatatttaaattttcgtATGGATTATGTTTAATTAAGTTGAACGTGAATGGGTTAGGCATGGCTCTAGCTTGACTCAACTTGTGAGACCCTGTCAAGCTGAATATGAGCGGTTTGTGTGACAGCTTCTGATTATCACGAGGATTTTGCAAGACAGGATTGGTTGTTTTTAAATTTGTAGATTCTTCTCTTTCTATAGAGTGGGCAAAATATTTTAGAGGGCTCGGATGAAAGTTCTCTGAATCCTTTCATGCTATTTCACTGACTTATTATGTTGTTCAGGTTCTCTGAGTCATGAATGTAATTTGTTcaaatattgaatagttgattttagaatatagtaggtataatgaaaaattatttagatttgtGCAAGTTTGTCATCTTCAAACTTCctttaagaaattaaaatattgTTTATTCTATATAAttagtattaataaattttataatgtgTTTTTGAACAACGTTTTTTTGGAAATCCTGTTCACAACTTGTGCGAAAAGGTATTAGAAACTCAAAAATAACAAAAACAAGGCTCAAGCTTAGAAGTTTATGTCGTGGCTTGTTGATTGTTCAACTCTAAATAGTACGCTCAAAATAGATCGGGTTGAGCGATTGTTCAATTCTAAATAGTAGTGTCAAAATGGATCAGTCCATAAAAGCTTAAAATTTGATGGATCGGATCGGACTAAGCCCATCCAAAAAATGAGATATAATATTGTTGGTCCAGCCTAACCCTTTTAAGGGTCGTGGGTCGAGTCGGATCAACCCATGGGTCTTGAAAGATCAGGATAGAGatcgagagaggaagaggaggggccCGGTGATGGAGAGAGACCGAGAGAAGCAGAGAGCTTGAGAGGAAGAGACCGAACTCTGGAGCCTGACTTAAAGGTGGCAGCATTAGCGACAAGGAGGAGGAGAATCGTTCGATCTTCGGCGTTGGTCATCCATCgatcgacagaaaggaggagGGGTCCGAAGGAGTAGGGGGATCGTCCGAAGGTTGGATGGAGGGGCGTCTGTCAGcggaagagaggagggggccggtgaTGTGGGGCTTTGTGATTGGATTCGAAGGCCGAAGGTGGTGGCACcgacgaggaggaggagggggcgaAAGGGAGAGAAACCGGCAAAGATGGTCGTCCTGCGATGATGTGGGGGCAGCATGGCGGCGGCGGTGGTCGGCGATGTGGGGTAGCGGTCGGAAGTTGGGATTAAAAAACTTAGGGCCCCAGGCTCCCAGCCTCCCAGAGTGATTAGAAATTTAGAATTAGAAATCTAATAGTaataaagttttatttttttaaaatttttatagcccATCTGGACTAACCCAGCCCAACCTATATCAGTCCCTGGGCTGATGTGGGGCGGGCGAAATAGGTCCGATTGTTATTTGGGCTATTCATATGGCAGTCCAGCCCACTCTATTTACAGGATTGGGTCAGATCGGGTCTGTGGGCTAAATCTATTTCGACAGCCCTAACTCTAAATATGCTTGAAGCTTCTGCGTCATTTTGTTTTGGCTTCgcttgttttttatttttgtgcCCGTTTAGATGGTTCAAGTTTTGCTTTGTTTAGCTCTGTGGCTGTGATCCAACGTGCAAACTAAGTAAACCTTGATCGAATTCTGAATCAATGTCAGACCCATTGAAGCTTTCCAATCAGATTTTGGAGTTGAGACTTTCATGCCGAATCTAAATCTGCATAATTTACCTGATATatcatatgcatatatacattcaTGCGTGCACAAGCACATAAAGGCACTTTTAcagacatatatacatatacaattAATTATGAAGGGATTGTTcgtgatttaatttttataatatgtattaGATGTTTCATTGGTAAACCCATTAAAGTACTGATTGTTAAGCCTGATCAACCTTTTGAGATATAATATTTGATACTAATAGATActtagatcaaatttttacctgaCCTGGATCTTGATTTGATCTAATCCTTCAATGGAACAATATGAAAGAAAAGTTAGAATCAAAATCTCAATAGgtatcaatttggatttaatggaccCAAATCAGACCTAACTTGATGGTACCTCTAATCCTTATTTAGCTCTTAACCGATAGATTCTCTCTTCGAGAAACTACTATATTCGTTTGACTTAATGATGATGGTTTTTCTTAACGACATGTAGGCATGGTTTCTATCTGAAAAAGAGTGGTTTGAATGAAAAAATTAATAGAACAATCTAAAGTTTTGAGATACATAAATtactatttttaaaattatatttgctctCATTCAACTAATTTCGTTAATAGATTCATGGCAGGTCATCTAATTCAACAAAGGCTTATAGAAttctataaataataattataaaaacatTTCAAAAACACTTTAAAAAACTATTTAGaagctaaaaaataatataaatattcttAGATGAATGGTAGAAAGTTGCTATTTATAATTAGCAGGCTCTATATTTGTAAAGTTCAAATAGAtgcaaaaatatcttttatgtatatgacttttcaatccataaatacataatttttataaatacatgatttttttttttgtttcaattGAAGTTTAATACTAATGGTCCCGTGAATACAGCGAATTTAcatctttccaaaaaaaaaataaataaaagaaaaatcagtacacctttttttttttatatatataaactaTTACAACCTATTCAACGGTCTCCATCGCCGCCATCCGGTGGTCCCGCCTTTCCGGAGAGATGGACGGGAGAACTTGTGAGGCCGCAGACCGGTAGTCCACATGGAACAAAAAAGCGATGGACCCGTGAGACTTGTAACCTTTGACTTTTTCGCTTGATGCGCCGGAGAGCTCAGCCGATAGAGCttcaattaataatcaaatcaaaGGATCCGGAACAGACAATAACGTTGGTCCAACTCGGACCGGATCCAGATTCAGAAAGAATCCGATGCaataaaaaaaatccaacaaTCTCGGGTCCATTCATCAGAATATAAATTGCCCAATCATTTCCACCCTAGCGGATCCGGATCGCTATACCCATTCGCATCCGGATGATATCAAAAAGCCGGAAACATCCGGGAAGAAGCGGACCAAGGCGGCGACGGCGGAGATGGGAGTCGCGATCGAGCGCAGGGCGTACGCGCGGATAGGGCTCCTCGGGAATCCTAGCGATGTCTACTTCGGCCGCACCATCTCCTTCTCGCTCGGGAATTTCTGGGCCACCGTCCGGCTGGAGCCCTCCGAGCATCTCGTCATCCGCCCCCACCCCACCCACGATCTTGTCTCCTTCACCTCCATCCACCATTTGGTCTACTTTATTTCCCTCTCTTGCTGATGTTTCTGATCTCTCCTAGTTTCAAATAGATCGTTGGTGGTTTTGTGTCTAGATTGGATTTGTTGCTTGTGGACTAAGCTAGCGACTTAAAAAGCTAAAATACTGGGATTTATTTTAGGTAATTAAGGAATTTTGATCGGTGGTGACGCTTGGAACTCTTGAATTTGATTATATGATAGCATTTATAAGGTGAAATGTTGGGAATGATTGGAGTATATCTCTATATCGGATGATTTCATTGTTTCCATTTGGTAATTTTCTATATCCGAGATTTATACTTCCTTGGTTTGCTAATATAGAAATCCTGTCTGTGGGTTTAAATGTTTCGGATATAGAGTTTGAAGGAATGGCTTCTGCTCTCGGTATGAATTTAGATCCAAGAGTCAAGCAGAAGATGCTGTTCTGTTTTTGAGTTCcaacatcaatttattttttttatgcggTAGTCATGCAACTAAATAGTTTTCTTATGTTTGCCTACGTGATAAAATGAAGAAAACCAGGACAATGTGATTTAACTATAACATGGCGAGATGATCAGATGGATttgtttttatttcttaaaattatctgGCATGGCTCTACATGGTATGCATAGAGTAATGAGCATATGACTGTTTTGGTTTATTTTTtggtttgaaatatatttttgatatctaTACCTCAGGTCAATCGTTTGCAAAGTGAAGGCTATTATGGAGGTGTTCGCTTGCTTATGGCAATTTGTAAAGTTTTCTACAAGTACTGCACTGATAATAAGATCGAGTTAAAAGAAAGAAATTTCACTCTATCGTATGACACCAATATTCCTCGCCAGGTGGAGCTTCAAATAAACCCATCCTACTTATGCTTGCAAAATAAATTTTGAGAACCTTTCGAATCCAATGTGCTTCATTTGCCTATTAATATGATTATTGGTGAAATTTGTCAAATAATATTTGGAGCTTGTATTAATTATGTTCTGAGCTTACAGTTTCAGTTGCATTATTCTAATAAATAATTTCACCATCCATCATGCAATATTTATGTTATTGGAATTTAAATACATTCCTTTACAAGAATAGTAACCTAGGCTAATCTATTTATTTTGCTTTATTATTATGATCATTGGTGATATTCGCAAAATGTAGCTGAGCATATTGTATTTACTTTATTTGCTCACAAGTTTGACTCATTTAAAAGTGTACTAGCCATCATGCAGAATTCATCTTTCTAAATGAAATATTTACTTCAATCTTTTGGTGAATTTAATGTTGTTCAATTCTTGGATAATTGGTCCACATGATAGGAGCATGTTTGTTATGTGTCAACACCTAACATTAGAGAACTTTAGATTGATGTCTTCCTAACTACCCGCATGTTGAGGGTGATGTTAGGAGAAATTTTCAAGAGTTTAAACATCACCATAACAGGGTAGACCCAAAAGGAAAAAGGTAATGGAGTCCTAGGGATGAAACAGGTTTCCTGTTAAAGCCATTTATGCAATTCTTATAAATGGTTTGCAGGCTCATTACGGCCTCTTGCCCTGGTGAATGTTCTTGCCCATAAATATTTTATGGTTCTTGGAAGATTATGCCTTGCTATTGTTACCAAAATCGGAGAGGCCTCAAAAAATGCTCAGAGAATCAAGCGAACCTTCTTACTCTGAGTTGGATGATCCCTTCATTTTGAGTGAGTAATTTCTCAAGTTCATTAAGCTAGCAGTTATGGAGTTTTTTGATCTTTTTGTTACCCAGACTAAACCTCCACTCTTCTTTGCTTATTGCTATCCTACATGGCCTGATCCATGACGGTTTCATATTATCTTCTCAGCTACACTTGTAATTACGTATAAAAGAGTAGTTGATATGTTATGAAAAAAATTCCACTGGCATATGCCTATCCTGCAGCATTGCACTAGATGAAGAAATACTTGACTTATTGAGGCCTTTTTTGTTATCACAAGAATGTACAATTATCTTGTAATTGTTAAAGTTAATGATGTTCTTTCATTAGTTGATTAAAAAATATGTATTGTTTCGACTTTTCCAGACAGGGCTTTCAGGTTCAAGTGCCATTGTTTGTGCTACCTTAAACTGCCTCCTTGACTTCTATCAAATTAGACACCTTGTAAAAGTCGAAATCAGACCGGAGCTGATTCTTGGTGCAGAAAAGGAACTTGGAATTGTTGCTGGACTTCAAGATCGAGTTGCACAGGTCTATGGAGGCCTTGTGTACATGGTACGTGATACTATAAATGTTGAAGGAGAAACATAGTGAAGCAAGTGCCTGAACGTGTGTCACAGAAACCAGACCACATGAGTGTAATTGCATGTGTTTGTTGATGCACAGCTCTGTATGTGCTTATTGCCTGCCTTTGTGTCTCTGTTCACAACAATCATTTATCAACTTTGCAGGATTTTAGCAAGGAATATATGGATAAATTAGGGCATGGCATGTATACACTGATGGATATTGGTCTTCTTCCCCCACTCTATCTCATCTATGCTGAAAATCCAAGTGATTCTGGAAAGGTTGGTCTTGCATAATCTCTTCTTGTCCTTAaacagtctttttttttttttgttctttttattATTAAAGACAACATTGTTCAATTTGTGAACCGTGATTCTTTAATAGGCAGACTGGCAAAGACTGTCTATTGTTTAGGCATCAGATGCAATGTGATATTATCTGAAATAAAACAGGTTTTGATACTACAGAATTGACTGTTCACCTGTGCTGTGAAAATTTATGACTTCCATAGAACTAAGGAAATGAATGTCGATTTTTTCTGTACAATGTACCATATTTATGATCTCAGTTTGCTCCAATTAGTGACATAGCATCACCTAATATTCTCAaagttttaaattaaaaataattgaatcaaaGGGTGAAATTGCTATTttgcccaaaaaaaagaaaaggaaaatcaTATGGATATCTACTTGATAAGAAAGAGAAAATAGCATATTGATTTACTTTACTCAAGTCAAAATGGTGAATAATATGGCTTAAACAAGTGAACGATTTGATATGAAATGTCAGAATCTTCTTGTCTCTAGATCTTAGTTAGAGTTGTGCTTGATAGTCAGCACCATTCTGATGAGAAGAGGCTTGTTTATTGTGTCCTCATAATTCTGCCTTTTCTTAGCACATGGAGGCATCTTTGCTGATGCAATCTCTAAATGTTTGGGATTCTTGGAGCCGTAAGTTTTTTATGGGAAGACAATGCTGATTGTTAGTTGCTTCCTAGCATATAAACAAGAGTGTGAATTCATCATCTGTTTGGAATGTCTTGTTTGTTTGCAGATGTCATAACATTTTCATTCTCCTTTACTGGAAGACTGTTGCCTCATCATCCCTTCGTTCCAGGAAATCACGTGATCCATTTGCTTGCTCTTAGCTGATTGGACTGATGATTAATGAATTCGTACTGTTGAAACTGACATACAATACATTTAAACTTGCCTGATTCAAATGCTTGTTAAGGCACAGTTTATTTGTTTTACAGTCATTGCTCTCTTGTATTCAGGTGCACAGCACCGTTCGGCAACGGTGGCTAGAGGGTGATGAGTTTATAATATCATCAATGGAAGAAGTTGCAAAGCTAGCCTTAGAGGGTCGCAAGGCTTTATTGGAAAAGAATTATACCGAACTTGCAGATCTAATGAACCGAAACTTTGAGCTTCGTAGGTAATTAAAACTAATGTATTTGATGAAGTGTAACACTGATATATTCATACTGGATGGGCATGGCTTAGCTTCTTGGTTCCAACATTgtggaaaaattatttttataagctTCATAACATCTTATTGTTCATTGCTTCGAACTACTATGATCTATATGTTTCaatttataatatcatcaacTGTTTGCATAGTATAATCTTCTGTGTCATATAACCTATAGGTTTTCTTCATTGATATGAGATGTCATCAATGACTATATGACTTTAAGAGGAGAATCCATAGAAATTTATGGTGGGAAATGGGGGAAGGGATCTCAATCCTGGTAATGGTTCTCTCTGGTTCAGCCTCTAGGATAATTTGCATGGATGCATTAAGAACCTTGGGAACAAATAATTAAATAAGAGCCTTGGGAACAAATAGTTAAAGGGCTTATACTATCCTATTATGTGATCCACTAGTATGGATCAGGTGATTCAACTGCAGTATTCCATGGCTGAAATCGGCTATGAGGGCCCTTTGCTCCAGTCGACTAGTCTGATGATGTTGGGATGCTTTGCCACTGCAGCTTGGCTCAATTACGAATGTTATCATGCACCATGCGAGCTTGCGGACTGTGGACTGTCCAGGGAAGGCTTAGTTAGGACTATATCTATTAAGTGGAGCTCTTGTTTTCTACTGGTTTTATGAGTTGGCTGCTAGAGGTAGGAAGTTGTTTTTGTTTTATAGAGCGGTTCGGATGTAATCCTGGCCTTacaaaataaatgaataaataaaacaCCAGAATCTTTTTGTGAACAGTTTCATattgcttttttctttttctcatccTGCCCTATCTACTGCTTCTTTTAGTGTTTTGTGGCATATTGATCTAGTTTATTGAGCTAGGTGAATGTGGGACAAAGGCATCTGTCTTAGAGTCATAAGCATATTAAATTGGCATCACCCATAGAGAAAAGGTGAAGGCTTGATGTTAAGCAGCCAGTAAGTCGTAAAGAGGCCAAAACATGAAATAGTAACCACCATAAAGATGCGGACTGTTGAAATGGCTTGAATGACAATGATGATGGCAGCGTTAACATGCCTCAAAAAAGACAATGATGATGACAGTGGCAACAGTTTGATTGCCTTTATTATCTACTCACTGGTTTTCTCTATCAAAGCTATGGATATTTGTTTAATGTGCCGTCTTCACATTTTTGTTTGTGACGGCACCCTTGTGGCTTTCCCATCTTCAGTGGCAACTTGATCAACCGTCGTATCCATCTATTATATGAACCTTGCTTGTAGACATGTTTACTTATTCCAGTTCCTTTATCTTAAAATCTAGTCATAACTCAGAAAGGTAAATTATTAGTTGACGAACAACTGTTGTTTTTGTCCTGAATTTCCATATTGCTGGAAAAATACTTAAAGCAAATTCAGGAAATGGAAGAATCATACATGGGAGTTTAACTCATTTTCATGTAACCTATTACCTTTTGTTGCTGCTGATATGGTTTGATCTTGTCTGTCATTATGTGGTGCAGTTGATACCAATTTAAGGCAGTTTAATTAATGGTTGTTGTATTTTCTTATATTACTGATTTCTTTGTGTCTGTATTACTCAGGAAAATGTTTGGAGATGGTGTGCTAGGTTCTCTAAACATCCAGATGGTTGAGGTTGCCAGGAGTGTCGGTGCCGCATCTAAGTTTACTGGCAGTGGAGGAGCAGTGGTTGCATTTTGCCCCGatggacctgatcaagctaagcTTCTTGAAGAGGCTTGCAAAAAAGCCGGTTTTATTGTACAGCAGGTCATCATTGTTCCTCCTGTTCTTAATGATGAAGACCTGAAAACTGTGTCTGGCTAATAAAACGTCTGGAGCCAGTTTGCATTTTCTCTATATTATTGACTAACAGAACCACCATGAAATAGTGAGTCATTTATCAGTTATATTTTACGTAATAAGTTACAATTTTATTAGCTTGAAGGGGGATTAAAAGTTTTGATTGTTTCATCCTGCACAGTGGTTATTCTGTTTTAATTCTTTTTAATTCTTActctctctttcaaaaaaaaaaaaaaaaatcacagctGCATTATACACTAAACTACCATATGTGCTTTGGCCACATATGGCTGTGAGGTTTGGTTTTCCTCTAAAGGTTGCAGCAGCCAATTCATTCCATTTAAATAGAGATCATCAGTGCCACTTTCCTTGATTCTTTTGGGGGAAATTATGCCATTCAAAACTACAATGCATTAAGTATCCCTTTCATAAGCACATTCTATTGGCACTTTGTAATCCAAGATAAGGTTCTAAATAATGCACTATGCTGTCATGAAAGACCTCCACTGAATTTGTTATTGATggctataatatttttttgatgttattttTGATGGTTTTATTGATGGTTTTTTTGGATGGCTATAATAGTTGCGATAACTATAATAACAATTACGCTGCTGTTATTTTAAAACTTGACCTGGGGAGGCCCCACTTAGTTTGGTGGAAGACTCTTGCCATGGTTTTCTTGCTTTCCCCTTTTTTCCATGAAAGTCAATCAATTTGTTTTAGCATTTATAATAGGTAGTTTATATGATTTGGATGGAGATAATCTGGCACAAATCTCCTAGCTAAATCAGCCCTGAGGTTAGAAGCacaatatttgataaaataattaataatttcataCCAAAGCATCAATATCTTGTTGATCATTATAGCAAAATGAAAAATGGTTATAATTGCTAACCTTTTAACTCTAAATGTTTACATAAACTCTGACTTGGGTCAAGTTGGGAGATCTAGCTCCATTCAGTTGAAACTTTTGCTTGCATATATTCATTCGAATCCTAACTTGGTTCTTACTTCCTCTCTATGGCTTCGGTGGAGATACTTAGCTCCACATCTCTATAGCTTCAATGGAGATAGCCTTCCTCCTCTCGCAAAAAGTCTGGCTATTCTTCTTGTTCGATGATCATAGAGGTGTGGAGGGTCTTAAACTCACTTTGGGCAacaggagaaaaagaaagagtaaCGTATAATAATTTGATCTATATATTTGGTATCTTGGGCTCTCTGTTATAAAGAGAGAGTTTTTGTTCTATTAGGGCTGGACACTTCAGAGTTGAGTCAAATGGAGAACTGTCTCTAGATTTTTCTTTTATCTGGATCAACATAAAAATATAAGTTCCACTAAAATTGGCCTCTTGCTATGCCATGCATTGGCCAATAATAGGCAGGTTGGTTTTAGGCCACAACATGAACCGTGTGGGGGAAGTAGTCATTTCAGTACCCTGAAAGTTGAAACAAGTAACATGAAATCTGCTGGTTACAAAGATGTAAAAACTGAACCATGTGTGAGGTTTGCAAGAAACAATGAGACCAACAGGTTTTGATGATCTAAAATCATCACACGAAGTGGCTATAAGACCAGGATGTTGGATGAAAAATCatttaagatgggatctattgcgGTCCGATCATTCAGGCTCATAAAATTGGACCGGCTTCCAAAATACGCTCATAACCCGTATCGGACATAAGATGGCCCCATCCagcatgtgaggtattgtccgctttggacaTCCCCATGGGATTTCCGCACGATTTTGTCCCCGTGAGATCTCCGCATAGCTTTGTCCCCATAGATCGTTTTGTGGGCCAAAAAGTGCCTCACAAGGGGCAGGAGGGTTTCGATGTCTTATGAGGCGAGGTGGCTTGACTAAAcagccgatgtgggactaaaaagtcTACTCTCCCTCCACAACAGTGGCCCCTTCAGTCAGGAGACCGAGCCTATTGGGGGGAGATCTGTATGGACCACCAGTATTGTGGTCCGGTCAATCAGGCTCATAAGGTTGGATCGACTTTCGGGACGTGTCCATAGCCCATGTCGAACGTAAGATAGCCCTACCCagcatgtgaggtattgtccactttggACATCCTCGTGAGATCCCACATGGCTTTATCTCCGTGGGCCGCTTTACGGATCAAAAGGTGCCTCACAAGGAGTTGAAGGGTTTCGATATCTTATAACGCAATGTGGCCTAATTGAACAGCTGATATGGGACTAAAGAATCCACTCCCCCTCCGCAATAGAATCCAATTATAGTTTTTCAGTGTTCCTGCTTTGATGTTCTATGGTGTCCTCTACTTTCATGTGAGCCTCACCTTATCATCTATCACCTTATGGACATTTGCAATATGAGTCAGCATAAAATAAATGTTTGATGACATAACCACATCATGACATGAAAAATTAGGGCAAAAAAGGATG contains these protein-coding regions:
- the LOC105045760 gene encoding glucuronokinase 1, whose translation is MGVAIERRAYARIGLLGNPSDVYFGRTISFSLGNFWATVRLEPSEHLVIRPHPTHDLVSFTSIHHLVNRLQSEGYYGGVRLLMAICKVFYKYCTDNKIELKERNFTLSYDTNIPRQTGLSGSSAIVCATLNCLLDFYQIRHLVKVEIRPELILGAEKELGIVAGLQDRVAQVYGGLVYMDFSKEYMDKLGHGMYTLMDIGLLPPLYLIYAENPSDSGKVHSTVRQRWLEGDEFIISSMEEVAKLALEGRKALLEKNYTELADLMNRNFELRRKMFGDGVLGSLNIQMVEVARSVGAASKFTGSGGAVVAFCPDGPDQAKLLEEACKKAGFIVQQVIIVPPVLNDEDLKTVSG